GTAAACCCCACTATCTCCGAAGATTTGTCTTTAATGAAAAGGATTCATTTGTCCAAGTTGTTTCCAAAGCCAAGGGGATCGCCCGGCTGGAGCGCATCATTCCCGACGCTTCTCGGACTCCTGAGTCCTGCAGCGGCTGGAGGAGGCTTAGCCCATCGGTCCGTCTGTTGGGGCTGGCGGGAGGGGTCGGTTTATTTGGGATTTAGGGGTTGGTTTACGCTCTTTTGTTTAGGGGGTATTGGTCGGGACTAGGTTAAAACCAATTCAAAACGAATTCGTGAGCGTTTTCTGCCGGCATCTCCTTTCGCCCCGACTCGCTGCGGCTCGGGCCGAGGGCAGGCTCCCCGGACCACATTCGTGTCCCGCCACGGCGTGCCAGCTTCATTCCCGGCCGAAATTTGAAAAAGGGGAAAACGACGCTATCGACTGGAGGCCCCCGCCAGCCACGACTGGTCACccgcagaggaggaggagaaggaggaggacgacgacgacgacgacgatgaGGATGGCGGCGCTGGTGGCAGGGACCGGCGTCCCTCCTTTGCGCTCCCGGCTGGGGCCGCGATCGTGGCGCTGGGGCCAGCCAGCCGCCTCCCCCGAGGGGTCTCGCCGGTGCGGAGCTTGGTCCCTGCGGCTTCCGCCCCTGTTGCGCCCGGAGCTCAGCCACAGATGTCCAGCCACAATTCTCGGTTGGCCGCAGACTCGTACAAGAATTGCGTTTGGACAATCAGTGGCGAAGCCCCCGAGTTCGGGGCCCCGGTTTCCTGCGTGCGGGGTTCCGCTTGGCTCCTTAAAAGCGCCGGACCAGGAGATCTCCGGAGCTGCGCGTCCGACTACCTCGCAGACGCTCAGCGGTCGCGGCCCATCCCCGCGGTAAGGTGGACGAACAAGCACGCGGATCCCGACCCTGCGTGGGGATCCCCATCGCCCCTGGCGTGTGTCTCCTTCGATCGCGGCCCGGGGTCCCTAGAGTAGCCCGCGTTGGGTCTCCGCGCCGCCCTGAGTCGGGGGAATCTCCTCTCTCAGGCCCGGGGaaccccaactcccttctccccacccccagcctgcgcTCCCTGGGCTCGCCGGGAATCCGGAAAGCAGGGGCCCGAGGCCGGGTCTCCGAGCCCGGGGTGCGGGCTGCTGGACTCGTGGggtccccgcccccgcccagccccgcgCACGCACCGGCTCCGGCGCTCTCCGCTTCCCTGTGGCTGAGTCGCGGCCGGGGCGCCAGCGGTAGCGGTGGCGGCGGTGGCCGGGGCGGCGGGGAGCGCTGGAATGCGCCGCCGGGTCACCTGCAGCGCCCGGGGAGCCGGGCTGGGAGCCGGCGGGCTGGCGAAGCGTAGGGCTGAACCCGAGCGGGCGCCTCTGGCGGCTCGGGGCCGGGGCGGGCTTTTAGTGGGCCGCTCCAACAATACGGGCCTGGCGCGGAGAAAGGGGCTCGGCTGCAATTGGTACTGGATTTGAATAACGCCACGGGGCCATCAATGGTCATTGTGTCGGCGGGTAATGAATCTCCGCTGTCTCTCGGGCTGGCCAGGCAGCTGCAACCTGCGCTCAGGCAGCTCTTAAAGACATAGCGTGCCCCTCCCCGGGggcgcccccctcccctgcaccgGCGGGACCCctcgccctcccacccccaccctgcgcCCTAGACTCCCAGTGCCCTGCCTGCTCCCTAGGCCGAACCCTTTGCTCATCGCCCCCTCCCTCATCCTGGGCCAGGCACCCACATCTCGGTGCTGCACTCCCATGGACCTGACCCAGGCCCCCTGGCCTGGGCTGAGCTCCCCAGGAGTGCCCAGGAGACCCCAGAGGCTTTTCCAGGCCCAACCCTGGCCTCCCATCTGCAGCTATACCTGAGGGCCTCCAGAGCCCTCCTTCTTTAAGCTGCCGCCCTAGGGGCTTCTAGCTAGAGGGTGAGGGGGAACAGTCTGGAGGTCAGAGGGTCACCCCCTTAAAAGGCTCTGCTCAGGGGTAAGGGAGGAGGGCATGCAGTCCCAGCCCCCAGGCTGAAGATGCCATCTCCAGAGACCACACCCCCACTAGGGATCTGGAGACTGCCCTCTCCCCAGACCAAGGACAAGGGCTTGATTCCCAGGATACCTCCTGCAGGCTCCTGGACACCTCAGCTCCGCGTGGAGGGGGCTGGCTGGGGgggtggaggagtagggggagggtgagaggggcGTGGATGCTATTAATGTTTATCTTGTCTCTTCTACTGGACAGACCACTGGTTCGGGAGGGTTGGGGCTCTGTCTAGGTCTGAtgtgcctcccacccccagcccagccaggtCTGGCACAGAGAAGGTTCTGTCAGCTGGGGGAATACATACCAGTTCCTCACCCACGCTGCTCAGCCTGTCTTTCCCAGGGAATCCCACACCCTGGGCCTGTAGAGTGTGGCCATTCCGCCCATACATCCTGTGGTCCTCCGTCCGCCCCACGGTTCCCCAGACACTCAGAGGACCCCTGTCACCGCCCTGAAatcctctcctctgcccatctGTCCTCGTGCACCCACAGGATTGCTATCATCAGTTTGTCTGTTCTCACCAGACAAGTGGATCCTACTACTCTTGCCTCTGGAGCCTAGCACAGTGCCGCCCCCCACACACCACGCCCATCACTGAGTGTCCATTATTATCTGCTGCTGGCTTAAACGTGAATCACCTATGCCTCTTGGAGTTTCTTccaagaagttgaaaaaaaaatatggcttctGGGGAGCAGTACTTCAAGTCAGGGTTTCATGGAGAGAGAACCCTGCTAACCAGGTCCCAACTCTCGGGACGAAccatctaataataataataataataataatagccacaACAAATACTTGAAGTGCCAAGAACTAAGCGCTTTGAAGGCAGTAGCCTGTGGACTGTCCTGAGAAGTGGATACTGTTAGcagccccactttacagatgaagaaactgagaccagaGGCAGTGAAGTTCGTAGCCGCTAGCCAGCAGGCGACCAAGCCAGAGCTGGAACTCATTGGCCGCTGGTTTCCAGCTTTCACTCAGCGGGGCAGAGATACTGACGGGACTTGTGGAAAGGGGCACAGGCAAAGTGGTAGGACCCAGGAGACACCCACGTCTTAGAAATCCAGTCCCAGACCTGGTCCAGTCTGACAAGAACACAACTTTGACGGAGCTGGCCAGAGTGGTCTCTGCACCCGTGCAGAACTCCCGGAACTCCCAGGGCCTCCTCCTCAGAAAGCCACATTCTACAATCTAATCTACATTTTCCACCTCCGGGGTATGTCAGAGCTATTTAAAGCCATCAGTCCTGGGCAGAGAAGGGTCAGTTGgcctcatcctcatcctcagGGAAACTGAGGAGCCAGGAAGGGTCTTATCACGCGAGTCATTGGAAAGATATTTCTggaatgcctactgtgtgctggtcGGGGATTCAGCCACGGGCAGTTTCCCCCCTAAGGCTGatctgggagagggaaaggggggaggAGACCCCAGCCCCCCTAGAGTGGGGAGTCAGGTGAAGGCAGTGGGCCGCTGAGGCGGGCactgttccaggcagagggcatgGCACGCCCCAAAGCTGACAAGCAAGAAAGAACTGGGAGAGTGGGAAGGGAAGCCATTCAGCGTGGCTGGAGcttggagaggaagaggaagtgcCAGATAAAGCTGGGGTTGACCCTGCCGGGCCCTGTCGGACACTGGAGGATTTGTGATTTTATCCTAAACACAGTGGGGATCCTGGAGGGTCTGACAAGttcagatttacatttttaaaggtttgcTGAGGCTGTTGTGTcaagaatgggggtggggcaggggatggggcaaGCTGGATGTCAGGAGACCCATTGAGCTACTTACTACTGCTGTTTTGCAGGTGACAGCTGGTGGTGGCCTGGGATTAGAAGATGGCAGAGCAGGGTCCCAAACTGTGTTCTTGACAAGCAGGTGACCTCAGGAAGGTCACCTGGCAATGAATAATATTTAGTGGCTATCTGAGGTGTACTCTGTGctggaggctggggggagggcaaAGAGAAAGATGAACCATCTGCTGTTGCCTCTCCAGAAGTATCCATCCAGGGGACAAGGGGACAGGTgtacagccagccagccagccagcccccgTGAAAGGAGCAGGAAAACTCTCTAACTGAAATATTAGCAGAGTTATTGGAGATTATAGAAGACCAAACAGTTCATTCCAACAGGACCTGAGGAATCTTCTGGAAGAGGCAGCATTACCTTGGGCAAGTGAATACCAATAGACTGAACTCAACTCTAGTTATtacctctgtgaaatggggccatTAGGCCTGTCCTGCCTCCTTAGAGACGGTTGTGGTGTTGGGAGGATCCAAACACATACCTGGCGTTTGCTCACAGTAAGATTTTATCACTGccttctaacacacacacacccacacacacccacccacacgcacacacatggaTATTAGTTCAGGCTCAGCATTCAGCTGCTGTAACTTCTGCTCTACCTTCTGCCTTATTAAGACcaacacaggggcgcctgtgtggctcagtctgttgggcgtctgccttcggcttaggtcgtgatcccagagtcctgggatcaagccccgtgtcgggctccctacttggcagggagtctgcttctccctctttctctccctctccctctgtgtgctcacttgctctgctctcaaataaataaataaaatctaaaaaaataaaaaaaaaaagtccagcacTTCAGGAAGGAGGTGACAAAGTTGTCCACACTGCCCATTAAGACTGCTCTATGCCCCCGAACTGTCATTGTACCAAACACTGTGCCCAGGACAGAGGACATGCTCAGTAAACACCTGTTGAAGGAATGACTGAATAGGCGGGTGCCTTACTGGAGTAATAATTAGATGAATAggtggatggacggacggacgaaaaaaacaggtgttgggACACACTTGGATGAAAGACGACTAGAGCTCCTGAATGTGTGAATGTAGCCAATCAGCTGAGGTTCTAGATACAAAGCAGCACACGTTGCTGGGAGTGGGCACAGGGAAGGAGGCCGGAAGAGACTTCCTGAGGCAGCCTGGCCTCTGTGCTTCAGAAATAGGCCCAAGACATGGAGCAGAGCAGATAAGTGCCCAGGGACCCGGCTGGGGGCGCGGGAGTCAGGTTGTAGCTCTGGGCACGATATTTCCAACCCTGGA
This DNA window, taken from Lutra lutra chromosome 13, mLutLut1.2, whole genome shotgun sequence, encodes the following:
- the LOC125083027 gene encoding uncharacterized protein LOC125083027 → MGAGSTWGKRRYRLEAPASHDWSPAEEEEKEEDDDDDDDEDGGAGGRDRRPSFALPAGAAIVALGPASRLPRGVSPVRSLVPAASAPVAPGAQPQMSSHNSRLAADSYKNCVWTISGEAPEFGAPVSCVRGSAWLLKSAGPGDLRSCASDYLADAQRSRPIPADCYHQFVCSHQTSGSYYSCLWSLAQCRPPHTTPITECPLLSAAGLNVNHLCLLEFLPRS